The sequence TTTCAACAGAGTCTTGGATAACACCGATTATAAAGCCAATTGCAACAACTTGCATAGCAATATCATTTGATATGTTAAATAAAGAAGATGCTAAAGGTATAAGCATTAAAGATCCACCAGCAACACCACTAGCGCCACAAGCACTAACAGCGGCAACTAGACTTAAAAGCAAGGCAGTTCCAAATGTTGGAGTAATTCCTAAAGTGTGAGCAGCAGCTAATGTTAAGATTGAAATTACAACAGCAGCACCACCCATGTTTATAGTAGCACCAAGTGGGATTGAGATAGGATAAAGCTCTTCATCTAGCTTTAGTTTTCTGCAAAGATTTAAGTTAACCGGTATATTAGCAGCAGAACTTCTTGTAAAAAATGCAGTTAAGCCACTTTCTTTAAGGCAAGTAAACACAAGTGGATATGGGTTTTTCTTTAAAAATATAAAAGCAATTATTGGGTTTACAATAAGTGCTAGAAAAACCATAGCGCCAACTAAAACAAGTAGTAACCTTCCATAGCCCATAAGTGCTTGACCACCAGTTGAGTATACACTTGTAGCAACTAAGCCCATGATACCAAAAGGAGCTAGTTGAATTATAAATCTTACTATCATTGTGATAGCATCAGCAAGATCAACAAATAGATTTTTTGTCTCATTTGTGCAAAATCTAAGAGCTATACCAAAACCTGTACCCCAAGCAAGTATACCTATGTAGTTTGCATTTGCTAGGGCTGAGATAGGATTATCAACTATGTTAAATAGTAAATTTTCTAAAACTTCAACCACTGTTTTAGGAGCTGCTCTTGTTACTTCATTGCTAACATCTAAAACTAGAATTGTTGGAAACATAAAGCTTGCAATAACGCCAACTACGGCAGCTAAAAAAGTTCCGATTAGATACAGCATTATAACTTTTCTTATCCCTTTTGCATTATTGAAATTATTTGTTAATATAGATGAGGCTATTAAAATAAAAACCAAAATTGGTGCAGCTGCTTTTAGGGCACCTACAAAAAGTTTTCCCAATGTGCCAAAAAGACCAACTAAAGATAGCATATATCCTTTTTGTGCTAAAAAGCCAACTGTGGCACCTACTATAACCCCGATAACAATTCTCAAAACTAGGTTTTTATCAGTGTAGTTTTGAACTAGAGTAGAAAACTTACTCATTAGACATCCTTTTTAGTATAAGTTTAAGAGGTAATGTATCTAAAATAAAATAAAAAGTAGTTAAAAAAATAATTTTAATACGGTTATTAATTATATTTTAAAATATAAAGGATAAAATTAAAAGATATTTTAAACAAGGAGATTTATGTATTTATTTACATCAGAGGTTGTAAGTCCTGGACATCCTGATAAATGTGCAGATATTATCTCAGATAGTATCGTGGACGCTGTTTTAAAAGCTGATAAGAATGCTAGAATTGCTAGTGAGGTATTTGTTGCTGGCAAACATGTAGTTATTGGTGGAGAGATTAAAACAGATGCAGAGTTTAGTTTTGAAGATTATGAAAAGATTGTAAAAAATGCATTAAAACATATAGGATATACGGGTAATCCAAATTTTACCAAAGAACAATGCTTGCATCCTGATGATGTTGAAGTTCATGTTCTTTTAAATAAACAAAGTGCAGATATTGGTGTTGGAGTTGATCAAGAAAGCGGTGACATAGGGGCTGGTGATCAAGGTATAATGTTTGGTTTTGCAAGCGAGGAGACTAAAGATTTTATGCCAGCAGCAATTACCTATGCAAGAATGCTTTGCGATAAAGTGTATAAATATGCAAAAGCACATCCTGAGCAATTAGGAGTTGATATAAAAACTCAAGTTACGCTTGATTATGAAACTAAGGCTAATTTTGAAAATTGTGAGCCACAAAAAATTCATACAATTGTAGTTTCAGCTCCATGCGTTGAAACAATGAGCATTGAAGAGGTTAGAGCTTTAATACAAACTTTAATTGACGATACAAAGCTTCCTAAAAAACTATACGATAAAGCAAATACTAAAATTTTAATCAACCCAACAGGAAGATATGTAAATCATAGCTCGCTTCATGATAGCGGTCTAACAGGAAGAAAGCTTATAGTTGATAGTTTTGGTGGCTACTCTCCAATAGGAGGAGGTGCTCAATCAAGCAAGGACTATACTAAGGTTGATAGAAGTGGTCTTTATGCAGCAAGATATATAGCTAAAAATATAGTAGCAGCAGGTCTTGCTAAAAAATGTATAGTTCAACTAAGTTATGCAATAGGAGTTGCAAAGCCAACTTCAATCTCAGTAGATACAATGGGAACATATACTAAAAGGATTGATGATGATATGCTTTCAAAATTTGTTCAAGAAAACTTCCCTTTAACTCCAAGATGGATAACTGATAAATTTAAATTAGATGAGCCATCAAATGATACATTTTTATATGCAAAAGTTGCAGCAAAAGGACAAGTTGGTAATCCAAAATATCCATGGGAAAAACTAGATAGCATAGATCTTTTTAAATCTCTATTGAAATAGAAATTAAATTTTAATAAACCCCAAAAATTCTTTTATCCAAAGTCTTTTTGGGGTTATAACTTCGCTTTTACTTCCATTTGCACTATGATATATGGTTGTTCCATGTTTTGTAGAGTAGTATTTAATTAGCATTCTTTGTAAGTTTGGCTCGGTTGATGGAGTAAACCACCCATTGTTTGAGATGGCTACTATAAATTTAGGAGAGCCTTCATATGTCTTAGCTCTAGTTGCTTCATAACAAATTGCATTTCTAATTAAAATTGTATCTACTTCATATTCACTATATGATTTTGCCTTTTTAAAATCCATAGCACCATCAAAAAATATATCATTTATGATATTTGTTAAAAATTTTGGTAAAGGAATTTCTTCACCAAAAGGGACAAGTTCAAATTTATCAAATCTACTAATAGCCCCATCTTTAAAAAGATAACTTGAGTTGTATTGAAAGTCCTTTTCATAAGTTAGTGCTCCGGTTAAAATGGTGATTTTATTCGATTTTTCTTTTAAAACATCAATAAGTTCATCTTCTAAATTTAAATATACTACAAAGGCATTTTCAGGTAAGATTACAAATTTATAACCATTTTTTATTGAATCATCTATCATTTTTAAAGCCTCATTAATATGTAAATCTTTATATGCAGGATCCCATTTTATAAATTGTGAAATTTGAGTATTTGTTATATCTGTTTTAAAAGGAAGAAAATTTGGCTCTTTTTCTTCTATTTGAAGTGCAAATAATAAAAATATACTTGCTAGATATTTGTATTTTTTAAGGTAGTAAAAAAAGAGTATAAAGCAAAAGACAGATCCAAGACCTCTTAAACTTGGCTCAAATATTCCAGAAAGTAAGGTAAGTTCTAAATTTAACCAGTTAAAATTAAATGGGTAAAAATAGCTTATTGAAAGTAGTAAAATAGCTCTTATGAGTTTATTTTTAAAAGCCCCGCAAATTAAAAAAATCAGACCATAAACAATTCCAAATATTAAAATTTCTAAAGGTATTAAAAACGATAAATTATAATAAATTAAAGAAAAACTTACCCAATAAAACCATAAAATACCTACAAAAAAACCGGTATAGAAAAATTTTATTTTATTAAATTCAAAAAGCTTATAAAAGCCGTAAATAGCAAGAAAAGGGGAGATAAAATTTAAAAAAATATTATCAAATAGTGTTAAAAAGATTGTATTTGACAATAAAAGAGCTATAAAAAAGCCATTTATAATATCATTTATGGTAAAATACTTCCTTATTAAAATTTCTAAAAAGGATTTACATGGAACAAGGTGGAAGCGTATTGGGAGCATTGTTACCTCTTATTGTATTTTTTGCTATATTTTATTTTTTGGTTATGAGACCACAACAAAAACAAGCTAAAGCACACAAAG is a genomic window of Campylobacter blaseri containing:
- the sstT gene encoding serine/threonine transporter SstT encodes the protein MSKFSTLVQNYTDKNLVLRIVIGVIVGATVGFLAQKGYMLSLVGLFGTLGKLFVGALKAAAPILVFILIASSILTNNFNNAKGIRKVIMLYLIGTFLAAVVGVIASFMFPTILVLDVSNEVTRAAPKTVVEVLENLLFNIVDNPISALANANYIGILAWGTGFGIALRFCTNETKNLFVDLADAITMIVRFIIQLAPFGIMGLVATSVYSTGGQALMGYGRLLLVLVGAMVFLALIVNPIIAFIFLKKNPYPLVFTCLKESGLTAFFTRSSAANIPVNLNLCRKLKLDEELYPISIPLGATINMGGAAVVISILTLAAAHTLGITPTFGTALLLSLVAAVSACGASGVAGGSLMLIPLASSLFNISNDIAMQVVAIGFIIGVIQDSVETGINSSTDVLFTAIASESREIDSL
- the metK gene encoding methionine adenosyltransferase, encoding MYLFTSEVVSPGHPDKCADIISDSIVDAVLKADKNARIASEVFVAGKHVVIGGEIKTDAEFSFEDYEKIVKNALKHIGYTGNPNFTKEQCLHPDDVEVHVLLNKQSADIGVGVDQESGDIGAGDQGIMFGFASEETKDFMPAAITYARMLCDKVYKYAKAHPEQLGVDIKTQVTLDYETKANFENCEPQKIHTIVVSAPCVETMSIEEVRALIQTLIDDTKLPKKLYDKANTKILINPTGRYVNHSSLHDSGLTGRKLIVDSFGGYSPIGGGAQSSKDYTKVDRSGLYAARYIAKNIVAAGLAKKCIVQLSYAIGVAKPTSISVDTMGTYTKRIDDDMLSKFVQENFPLTPRWITDKFKLDEPSNDTFLYAKVAAKGQVGNPKYPWEKLDSIDLFKSLLK
- a CDS encoding apolipoprotein N-acyltransferase, with protein sequence MLPIRFHLVPCKSFLEILIRKYFTINDIINGFFIALLLSNTIFLTLFDNIFLNFISPFLAIYGFYKLFEFNKIKFFYTGFFVGILWFYWVSFSLIYYNLSFLIPLEILIFGIVYGLIFLICGAFKNKLIRAILLLSISYFYPFNFNWLNLELTLLSGIFEPSLRGLGSVFCFILFFYYLKKYKYLASIFLLFALQIEEKEPNFLPFKTDITNTQISQFIKWDPAYKDLHINEALKMIDDSIKNGYKFVILPENAFVVYLNLEDELIDVLKEKSNKITILTGALTYEKDFQYNSSYLFKDGAISRFDKFELVPFGEEIPLPKFLTNIINDIFFDGAMDFKKAKSYSEYEVDTILIRNAICYEATRAKTYEGSPKFIVAISNNGWFTPSTEPNLQRMLIKYYSTKHGTTIYHSANGSKSEVITPKRLWIKEFLGFIKI